A segment of the Streptomyces sp. NBC_00376 genome:
GCTGGTGCTACATGGTCGCTGCGGGTGATCCTCGGTGCATGCGTCCCCTCCACATCGCCCTGGCCGCCCTGGTGGCAGCCGTCTGGGGTGTCAACTTCGTCGTCATCGAGCTCGGTCTCGGGCACTTCCCGCCGCTGCTCTTCTCGGCCCTGCGCTTCCTGGTCGCCGCGCTGCCCGCGGTCTTCTTCGTCGGCCGGCCCAAGGTCGCCTGGAAGTGGATCGTGGGCGTCGGGCTCGTCCTCGGGGTGGCGAAGTTCGGCCTGCTCTTCATCGGCATGGACCGGGGGATGCCCGCCGGTCTGTCCTCTCTGGTGCTCCAGGTCCAGGCGGTCTTCACCGCCCTCTTCGCCGCCGTCGCACTCGGTGAACGCCCTGGAAAGGTACGGGTGTTGGGGATGGGGGTGGCGCTCGCGGGCATCGGGGTCGCCGCCGTCGACGAAGGGGCGGGCGGCCCCGTGCTCGCCTTCGTCCTGGTGATCGCGGCGGCGGCCTGCTGGGGCGTGTCCAACGTACTGACCCGCAAGGCCGCCCCGCCCGACTCGCTCAACTTCATGGTCTGGGTCTCGACCGTGCCCGTGCTCCCGCTGCTCGGCCTCTCCCTCCTCTTCGAGGGCTGGGACCGCGACAAGGAGGCGCTGGCCGCGCTTGACTGGAGCGGCGCCGGGATCATCGTCTACGTCGCCTGGATCACCACCGTCTTCGGTTTCGGCGCCTGGGGCTTCCTGCTGCGCCACCACCCTGCCTCCTCGGTGGCCCCGTTCACCCTGCTCGTCCCGGTCTTCGGGATGTCCTCGGCCGCGCTGTTGCTGGGCGAGTCGGTGAGCCCGCTGCGGTGGTGCGCGGCGGCGCTGCTGGTCGGCGGGGTGGCCCTCACGTCGCTGGCGGGGGCGCGACGCCCGCGCACCGGGGCCCAGGAAGCCCCGGAGTCCTCGGAGCCGGAGGTGGCGCGGGCCGCCTGACCCGGCCGCGTGCCGCGCCCCCCGGCCCGCGCGCCGCCTACTGCTTGGGCGCGCCCAGCCGCAGCAGGTGCTCCCGCCCGGCGTCCAGCAGCCCGGGGAGCTCCGCCGCGGCCGGGTGCCAGCGCTTCTCGTACTCCCAGCAGACCCAGCTGTCCGGGTCCAGCGTGTCCAGGCAGGCGCCCAGCGGCAGCACCCCGGCCCCCAGCGCCAACGGCTCGGTGTCCTCGGCCGACGCGATGTCCTTCACCTGCACGTATCCCAGGTGCGGGGCCAGCACCGCATGGCTCGCGGCCGGTTCCTCGCCCGCCAGCCAGGTGTGCATGATGTCCCACAGCGCGCCCACCTGCCGGTGCCCGACCGTCCCGACGACCCGGGCGACATCGGCGCCGCCCCGGTGCGAGTCATGGGTTTCCAGCAGGATGCGTACGCCCTGGTCGGCGGCGTGCTCGGCGGCGGCGGCCAGCCGCCGGGCGGCGGTCGCGTCGGCCGTGTCGGGGTCCTGGCCACCGCCGCCCGGGAAGACCCGGACGTTCTGCGCACCCAGGTCGTGCGCCAGGTCCACCAGCCCGGCCAGCTCGTCCAGCACCGGCGCGTCGTCGCCCTCGGCGGCGGCCCGGACGTACCCGGCGACGGTCAGGATCTCCACACCGCCCTCCTTGAACTCCTGGACGACGGCGGCCCGTTCGTCCGCCGAGAGGCCGGGGTGCACCGGCTCCTCGGGGTGGGCGCGCAGCTCCACACCCTGATAGCCGTGCCCGGCGGCGAGCCGGACGACATCGGCGACCGGCATCCCCGGCACTCCGAGGGTCGAGAAAGCGAGCTTCACTTGCGTGGTCCTTCCATCGTCGTCCGGCCGCCCTGCCGGCCCGGCCTCAGCAGGGCTCCCGGAGCAGCTGTTCCAGACTATCCAGCAGCCTCAGCGCGTCCGCCCGCTGCCGGGGCCCCAGCCGCTCGCCCGGCTCCGGCGCACCGGCCGCCGCCGGCGCGTACGCCGCCATCCGCAACGCCGCGGCGGCCTGCCGGGCGAACATGGCGAGCAGATCCAGTTCCCGGATGTCCGTGCGGGCACGGGGGGACGGGTCGAGCACCTCCAGCACACCGAGCACCCGGCCGTCGCTGATCAGCGGGGCCGCCATCAGGGCGCTGGGCACGAACTCGGTGGACTCGGCGAGCGAACGGTCGAACGAGGAGTCCGTGCTGAGGTCGTCCACCACCATCGGCTCGCCGGACGTCGCCACCCAGCCCGCGATCCCGCGACCGGCCGGGAACCGACGGCCCACCAGGAACTCCTCGCCCCGGCCCGAGACCGCCTGGAAGACCAGCTCGTCCGCCTCCTCGTCCAGCAGGAAGACCGAACTGGCCGCCGCGCCGAAGATCGCGCGGGCCACGTCGACGACGGACTGGAGGAGCTCACGCCGGTGCGGATCGGCCGACGGCACCCTGCCCGCGGCGGACGCTGATTCAGTTCTCGGAGTCATCACAAACCTCTCCTGCCGGGGTGGAAAGCCGCGGACCGAACCGCACGTTGGCCGCGGAGAGATAGAGGGCGTTCTTGAGCTGGAAGGCCGTCATCCTCGGATGGGCCGAGAGCAGCCGCGCGCACAGTCCGCTGATGTACGGGGTCGCGAAGCTGTTCCCGGTGGTACGGATCGAGGTGCCGCCCAGCCAGGGCACCGTCACGTTCTGGCCGGGGGCGAAGAACTCCACCGGCGGGTCGGGGTTGTAGAGATGCAGGCCCGGGTCCTCCTCCTGGTGGCTGCCCACGGAGATCACCGAGGCGAACCGCCACGGATAGCTCTCCACCGGGGAGTTGTGCGCCGAGGCGACGACGACCGTCCGGTTGAAGTAGGCGTGGTCGGCCAGCGCGTGCAACTCCTCGGCGAACCGGGCACGAGTGGTGGACAAGGACAGGTTCACCACGTCGAAACCCTGCTCCACCGCCCAGCGCAGCCCGGCCAGCAGCACGTCCCCGGTACCGGAGAACCGCTCGCCCAGCACCCGTACGCTGTGCAGTTCGCAGTCCGGAGCGGTCCGCCGGATGATGCCCGCGCAGGCGGTGCCGTGTCCGCAGGAGTCCCCGGTGTCGGTCGGCCGCACCTCGGTCCCGCCCGTCTCCGGGTCCTTGACCACCACCCATGACCCCTCTACCGGGCCGACGCCCGGATGATCGCGCTCGACGCCCGAGTCCACCACGCAGACCCGTACGCCCCGCCCCGTGCCCGGTACGCCCCCGGCGTCGTGCCCGGGGCCGGCGTCCGCGAGTACCGCCACGTCGTCCGGGCCGCGCCCCCGCAGACTCCAGGTCAGTCCCGGCCCCGGTGCCGTGTCCGTGGTCGTCATCCCTCAGCTCTTCTCCGTCGTGGCCGCCGCCGCTCCGACGGCGAGCCGTGCGGCCCACCGCCGGCCCGGCAGATGTCCCTTCTCCGTGAACCCTTCCCGGGCCTCCCGCGCCGCCGCCGCCGCGCCCGCCGCATCGCCCAGCAGCGCCAGCGTCCGCGCCCGGTCCAGCGACGCGGTGGCCCGCACCAGCGGGGAATCGGTCAGCAGGGAGTCCCGCACGGCACGGTCCGCGTGGCGCAGGGCCGACGCCCCGTCCCCGGCCCCGGCCGCCA
Coding sequences within it:
- a CDS encoding GAF domain-containing protein; its protein translation is MTPRTESASAAGRVPSADPHRRELLQSVVDVARAIFGAAASSVFLLDEEADELVFQAVSGRGEEFLVGRRFPAGRGIAGWVATSGEPMVVDDLSTDSSFDRSLAESTEFVPSALMAAPLISDGRVLGVLEVLDPSPRARTDIRELDLLAMFARQAAAALRMAAYAPAAAGAPEPGERLGPRQRADALRLLDSLEQLLREPC
- a CDS encoding EamA family transporter — protein: MRPLHIALAALVAAVWGVNFVVIELGLGHFPPLLFSALRFLVAALPAVFFVGRPKVAWKWIVGVGLVLGVAKFGLLFIGMDRGMPAGLSSLVLQVQAVFTALFAAVALGERPGKVRVLGMGVALAGIGVAAVDEGAGGPVLAFVLVIAAAACWGVSNVLTRKAAPPDSLNFMVWVSTVPVLPLLGLSLLFEGWDRDKEALAALDWSGAGIIVYVAWITTVFGFGAWGFLLRHHPASSVAPFTLLVPVFGMSSAALLLGESVSPLRWCAAALLVGGVALTSLAGARRPRTGAQEAPESSEPEVARAA
- a CDS encoding sugar phosphate isomerase/epimerase family protein, with the translated sequence MKLAFSTLGVPGMPVADVVRLAAGHGYQGVELRAHPEEPVHPGLSADERAAVVQEFKEGGVEILTVAGYVRAAAEGDDAPVLDELAGLVDLAHDLGAQNVRVFPGGGGQDPDTADATAARRLAAAAEHAADQGVRILLETHDSHRGGADVARVVGTVGHRQVGALWDIMHTWLAGEEPAASHAVLAPHLGYVQVKDIASAEDTEPLALGAGVLPLGACLDTLDPDSWVCWEYEKRWHPAAAELPGLLDAGREHLLRLGAPKQ
- a CDS encoding S8 family peptidase, whose translation is MTTTDTAPGPGLTWSLRGRGPDDVAVLADAGPGHDAGGVPGTGRGVRVCVVDSGVERDHPGVGPVEGSWVVVKDPETGGTEVRPTDTGDSCGHGTACAGIIRRTAPDCELHSVRVLGERFSGTGDVLLAGLRWAVEQGFDVVNLSLSTTRARFAEELHALADHAYFNRTVVVASAHNSPVESYPWRFASVISVGSHQEEDPGLHLYNPDPPVEFFAPGQNVTVPWLGGTSIRTTGNSFATPYISGLCARLLSAHPRMTAFQLKNALYLSAANVRFGPRLSTPAGEVCDDSEN